Within the Rosa rugosa chromosome 2, drRosRugo1.1, whole genome shotgun sequence genome, the region CCCACCAGCGTCCTCTACGGCGCCGACTGGGGCGCCACCGACGTCTCCGTCCCCTACGACGAGGCCTCCCAGCAGAAACTCGAGTCCGATTTCGACAACTTCACCCTCACCAAAGCCACCGACCTCTCCAAGCCTCTCGAGGAGGCTCGGATCCCCTACAAGATCCACATAGTGAAGGACCACGATATGAAGGAGCGTCTCTGCTTGGAGGTCGAGCGGCTCGGCCTGGTCGCCGTCATTATGGGCAGCCGGGGGTTCGGAGCCACCAAGCGGAGCTCCAACGCCAGGCTCGGTAGTGTTAGTGACTACTGTGTTCACCACTGCGTCTGTCCGGTCATCGTCGTTAGGTTTTCCGATGACAAGGACGGAGATGGAGACGGAGACCACGTCGTAAAGCCGGCGAGGTTTGACTCTGTTCACGAGGAAGAGCCGGAGTTCCATGACGCTTTGGATAAAGGTCAGCATTATACTTGGCTTTTCGTTTCGATTTTCGGCTTCTGATACTTATTGGGTTTGTTAGTATGCATAGCATTTGACTCTGCTAATAATGTTTCATCAAGTTTTAGTATTAGTTGATTATGGTGAAAATTGGATTGATTTCTGGTTAAAGTTTCGTGCTTGGCGGATAGCTCTGTTAGTACAGttcattttgcatttgattgTTAATGATGGTGCATTGGATTTGATGAAGATATGCTTTAGTCTGCAAAAGTTTCCACTTTCTCGTTTTTTTCTTGACCCGGTGAT harbors:
- the LOC133729757 gene encoding universal stress protein PHOS32, encoding MASPKKSPSSSEPERQHSGSAIVVQPSSPRFPPTGTPTSGAQRRIGIAVDLSDESAFAVKWAVQNYLRPGDAVVLLHVRPTSVLYGADWGATDVSVPYDEASQQKLESDFDNFTLTKATDLSKPLEEARIPYKIHIVKDHDMKERLCLEVERLGLVAVIMGSRGFGATKRSSNARLGSVSDYCVHHCVCPVIVVRFSDDKDGDGDGDHVVKPARFDSVHEEEPEFHDALDKDTDKVR